In Ascochyta rabiei chromosome 11, complete sequence, the following are encoded in one genomic region:
- a CDS encoding Acid phosphatase, with amino-acid sequence MSTKDFSQWDQLKYRRRIEIFGMDDGPVIASGPNNEFDAICQPGELTDKGRQTTMALGERLRHLYVDQLHFMPKLIADSDMIYLRATPIPRALESVQQAFWGFYPPSARTADFPPPTIITRTPADETLFPNDASCRRFAQLSRAFAQRTAERWNDTEDMQYLSKLISKYMPDKAKVAVDSRPRLSGIMDTINATDAHGPETKLPKDFYDPKARAIIDKIAVEEWFKGYTESAEYRMLGIGALLGDITSRMTGSVEKNGRDGLLEVGGSGGEMGRGRGGEHSTRLALSGCHDTTLAAALTSLGAFENEKWPPFTSHIAFELFKGRSTSPPPRPTTPTLSQNAPPKAQSWWSSLFGRTNPTTLSDAPQPKGIARKPLSELTASQREELQDYYVRVRYNDKIMQIPACKAAGKHLEGDTTFCTLETFKGVVDQITPKNWKVACSSRLDAPAFPEKAEIAGYE; translated from the exons ATGAGCACAAAGGACTTCTCGCAATGGGATCAGCTCAAATATCGCCGCCGAATCGAAATTTTCGGCATGGACGACGGCCCAG TGATTGCATCGGGACCAAATAACGAGTTCGATGCTATTTGCCAACCAGGAGAGCTTACCGACAAGGGTCGCCAAACTACTATGGCCCTCGGCGAACGTCTTCGTCATCTCTATGTTGATCAACTTCATTTTATGCCTAAGCTCATTGCCGATAGCGACATGATCTATCTACGAGCTACTCCCATCCCACGAGCTCTCGAATCAGTTCAACAAGCTTTCTGGGGTTTCTATCCACCGTCTGCAAGAACTGCCGACTTTCCTCCTCCCACTATCATCACAAGAACACCCGCCGACGAAACTCTCTTTCCTAACGACGCCAGTTGCAGACGTTTCGCCCAGCTTAGCCGCGCATTCGCGCAACGAACCGCTGAACGCTGGAATGACACCGAGGACATGCAGTATCTGTCGAAACTCATTTCAAAGTATATGCCCGACAAAGCCAAAGTAGCTGTGGATTCTCGGCCAAGACTTTCGGGTATCATGGATACTATCAACGCAACAGATGCTCACGGCCCAGAGACTAAACTCCCCAAGGATTTCTACGACCCCAAGGCGCGTGCCATCATTGACAAAATCGCCGTAGAAGAGTGGTTCAAGGGCTACACAGAGTCAGCTGAGTACCGCATGCTTGGTATCGGAGCTCTGCTGGGCGACATCACATCACGCATGACCGGCAGTGTGGAGAAGAACGGGAGAGACGGACTGCTTGAAGTTGGCGGTAGCGGCGGTGAAATGGGACGTGGCCGAGGTGGCGAACATAGCACCAGACTCGCTCTCTCAGGCTGCCACGATACAACCCTTGCCGCCGCCCTGACGTCCCTTGGTGCATTCGAGAATGAAAAGTGGCCACCGTTTACCAGTCACATTGCTTTCGAACTCTTCAAAGGCCGCAGTACATCCCCACCTCCACGACCAACAACTCCCACGCTCTCTCAAAACGCCCCACCAAAAGCGCAAAGCTGGTGGTCGTCTTTGTTCGGTCGCACAAACCCTACCACCCTGTCCGACGCTCCCCAGCCCAAAGGCATTGCACGCAAACCCTTGAGCGAGCTTACGGCCAGTCAGCGCGAAGAGCTACAAGACTATTATGTCCGTGTGAGGTACAATGACAAGATCATGCAAATTCCGGCTTGTAAAGCAGCGGGCAAGCATCTCGAGGGCGATACGACATTCTGCACGCTCGAGACATTCAAGGGCGTTGTGGACCAAATCACACCGAAGAACTGGAAGGTGGCATGCAGTTCGAGACTGGACGCTCCTGCATTCCCCGAGAAGGCAGAGATTGCTGGGTACGAGTGA